The genomic DNA TGGCGGCAACCGTACACGCCCAGCACCACGGGCTCCTTCACAATCGGCGCGGGTGCCTGTTCGAACCAGGTAGGCGCGACAAACCGGTAGCCCTGGCCCGCCGCCGTGGCGATATAGGACGAATCGTCGTCGCCCAGGGCGCGGCGCAGGGTCTTGATCTGCGTGCGCAGGTTGCATTCTTCCACCACCAGCCGTGGCCAGGCGATGTCGAGCAATTCGGTTTTCTCTATAAGCTCGCCAGGCCGCGAGGCCAGGGCGACCAACAGGGTCAGGGCGCGATTGCCCACGGCCACGGGTTGCCCGTGTTTGAGCAGCAGATGACGTTTGGGCAGCAGTTTGAACGGGCCGAAGTGGATCTCAAAGGAAGCGTCATCGGTAAGGTGGCTGCGAGTCGAGTACGTCATGTCATTAAACCTTTATGCGTTGAAAACACAGCCCGGCGTGGCTCCCTATCGCGCCGGGCTGCCAGGG from Pseudomonas tolaasii NCPPB 2192 includes the following:
- a CDS encoding winged helix-turn-helix domain-containing protein; translation: MTYSTRSHLTDDASFEIHFGPFKLLPKRHLLLKHGQPVAVGNRALTLLVALASRPGELIEKTELLDIAWPRLVVEECNLRTQIKTLRRALGDDDSSYIATAAGQGYRFVAPTWFEQAPAPIVKEPVVLGVYGCRHCRGAASMPFFAPMQPLRIDMQNS